In Gossypium hirsutum isolate 1008001.06 chromosome D06, Gossypium_hirsutum_v2.1, whole genome shotgun sequence, one genomic interval encodes:
- the LOC121218567 gene encoding uncharacterized protein, with amino-acid sequence MGKSIVCTTKGQEFAKAVPSDKLHRAKHVKPASRNRVSCREKAGPSGVRVKSERVKQKAMDTWGNDDRIPLAQVVSELVKGWFQEALKEAKAGDTNMQVLVGQMYCNGYGVPKDVQKGRAWISKASRSRSSVWKVSDKHPGYNASDSDSDELRDDAE; translated from the exons ATGGGAAAATCAATTGTTTGTACGACGAAAGGGCAAGAATTTGCAAAAGCAGTCCCATCAGACAAACTTCATAGAGCAAAACACGTAAAACCCGCATCGAGAAACAGAGTTTCTTGCCGCGAAAAGGCGGGGCCAAGTGGGGTCCGAGTCAAGTCAGAGCGAGTCAAGCAGAAAGCAATGGATACCTGGGGTAACGACGACCGGATTCCGCTGGCTCAGGTGGTTTCCGAGTTGGTAAAGGGATGGTTTCAAGAGGCTCTTAAGGAGGCCAAGGCCGGTGATACCAACATGCAAGTCCTTGTTGGACAGATGTATTGCAATGGCTATGGTGTTCCTAAAGATGTTCAAAAG GGGCGTGCTTGGATTAGTAAAGCTTCAAGGAGCAGATCTTCAGTATGGAAAGTTAGTGATAAGCATCCAG GTTATAACGCTAGTGACTCCGATTCTGATGAATTGAGGGATGATGCAGAATAA
- the LOC107900538 gene encoding staphylococcal-like nuclease CAN2, giving the protein MGNALRLLYSHCCKPTTAGDSQGKDGVSALSHDLFQFDITSQVPEGLSYHVVSSKKAQANWYRKLLDAWREAKPPPKTPEEASSFVIQTLKRHQKADVEGLLAYYSLPQQPSASATTSLPQGVKFELQTLPVDTKAVPDGDTITVYVSTTDPRESLNVPRDVQLAADQRSRARAAKNYTKADELHKKIIDSGYRVLNLQNQEILARKYRIRLRGIDAPESSMPYGKEAKEELVKLLQGKCLRVLVYDEDRYGRCVGDIYCNGKFVQEVMLKKGLAWHYSAYDQRVELATWEKEARAKRVGLWASSNPEKPWEWRKDKRQGR; this is encoded by the exons ATGGGGAATGCTCTGAGATTGTTGTATAGCCATTGCTGCAAGCCAACCACAGCTGGAGACTCCCAAGGCAAGGATGGAGTTTCAGCTCTTTCCCATGATCTCTTCCAATTTGATATCACCTCTCAG gTTCCTGAAGGGCTAAGTTATCACGTCGTTTCATCCAAGAAAGCTCAGGCTAACTG GTATAGAAAGTTATTAGATGCTTGGAGAGAAGCAAAACCACCACCAAAAACACCTGAGGAAGCTTCAAGCTTTGTCATTCAGACATTGAAGAGACACCAAAAGGCAGATGTCGAG GGATTATTGGCATACTATAGTCTTCCTCAGCAGCCTTCTGCTAGCGCCACAACATCATTGCCTCAAGGAGTTAAGTTTGAATTGCAGACTTTACCA gtggaCACCAAAGCAGTACCTGATGGAGATACCATAACAGTGTATGTAAGCACTACAGATCCCAGGGAATCATTGAACGTACCTCGAGATGTCCAATTGGCAGCTGATCAAAGATCGAGAGCCCGTGCTGCCAAGAACTATACAAAAGCTGATGAGCTTCACAAGAAAATTATTGATTCAGGATACAG GGTCTTAAATCTTCAGAATCAAGAGATCCTTGCTCGAAAGTATCGAATCCGGCTAAG GGGAATCGATGCACCAGAGAGTTCGATGCCATACGGTAAAGAAGCAAAAGAAGAGTTGGTTAAGCTTCTTCAGGGGAAATGTTTAAGAGTTCTTGTCTATGATGAAGACCGATATGGCCGCTGTGTTGGTGATATATACTGCAATGGCAAATTTGTTCAG GAAGTAATGCTGAAAAAGGGGCTCGCATGGCATTACTCAGCTTATGACCAACGCGTAGAGCTTGCAACT TGGGAAAAAGAGGCTCGAGCGAAAAGAGTTGGTTTATGGGCTTCATCAAATCCTGAGAAGCCATGGGAATGGAGGAAAGACAAACGACAAGGCAGATGA
- the LOC107899837 gene encoding cation/H(+) antiporter 4 has translation MGDSSLSDLKPEYRVDGSCWKFVPVISEGFFNQRPGDIFKHHLILLQLQLAVIFTLAAIIHFFLGRFYLPRLISEVLAGVILGPTVLGRFFPDISAVLFSEQSVKVLATLTRFGYLFFMFLIGVKMDVNLIKKSGKREWTIGTMVMLFPLLVTVMIGRHISIVVDKVDAQSAQYEVSFFTGVLMLTSFPVVAILLMQLKIINSELGHLTLSSALISDMVSLVMVNIGNYRVIMLLASLRVALKSLFLVAVLIVFILTVLQQMLYWIIRKTPEGKPVKDAYIFFVVIALLVVAIVGENVGLQYMYGPFILGLTVPTGHPLASTLIEKLDTIVSGWMLPLMSTYCGYRSNLWNLNRLPPYWIMFAVTFGFFLKVACGFIPAFCFKVPCKDASALALMLAAKGIVELGTFATNAEKQSTVTQEFTWAVIIVFIFAALVPILTRKLYDPSKTYAGYQKRTVLNSSINEGVRMLACAHRQDDALSAIKLLQLSNPSTGSPLSVYGLYLEELVGGASPLLLNHQLGQRSSSDGGRWQPIIDVFNYFKSQSSKPTQVHVYTAISPSSLMHEDVCWVAFDNLVALIILPFHRKWNRKGKLISDSKDLRDFNTKVMNKAPCSVSILIDRDRGRNSSIIDESSTYNICVVFLGGKDDREALSIARRMKGWPSVFLTVIRLKETEDMITGWEGMMDDECLRDIKHPSNENGNVLYKEEIVRHGADTSALIGSLLDENFDLICVGRHSQCDSPLIEGLSAWTDLPELGTIGDLLVSAEISKPISILVVQQQVIEK, from the exons ATGGGTGATTCATCTCTCAGTGATTTGAAACCTGAATACAGGGTTGATGGATCATGTTGGAAATTCGTTCCAGTTATTTCAGAAGGATTTTTTAACCAGAGACCTGGTGACATTTTCAAACATCATCTCATTCTCTTGCAACTTCAATTAGCTGTCATTTTCACCCTTGCTGCCATCATTCACTTCTTTCTTGGTCGCTTCTATTTGCCTCGTCTTATATCTGAAGTGCTG GCAGGGGTAATTCTTGGACCGACTGTTCTTGGTCGATTCTTTCCGGACATATCGGCAGTTTTATTCTCCGAACAATCGGTGAAAGTCCTGGCTACATTGACACGGTTCGGGTACttgtttttcatgtttttgatTGGTGTGAAGATGGATGTAAATCTAATCAAGAAATCAGGTAAAAGGGAATGGACTATAGGCACCATGGTGATGTTATTCCCCCTTCTGGTCACTGTTATGATTGGGAGACACATAAGCATAGTGGTGGACAAGGTGGATGCACAAAGCGCCCAGTACGAGGTTTCGTTCTTCACTGGCGTACTAATGCTAACCTCATTCCCTGTGGTAGCCATACTTTTAATGCAACTCAAGATCATTAACTCAGAGTTGGGACACCTTACATTGTCATCAGCATTGATTAGTGACATGGTAAGTTTAGTAATGGTAAATATAGGTAACTACAGGGTAATAATGTTATTGGCATCGTTACGTGTAGCTCTCAAGTCTCTGTTCCTCGTTGCCGTCCTTATCGTGTTTATCCTAACGGTTTTACAACAAATGTTATACTGGATCATCagaaaaactcctgaaggaaagcCTGTCAAAGATGCGTACATTTTCTTTGTTGTTATAGCATTACTAGTTGTTGCAATAGTTGGTGAAAATGTTGGACTTCAATACATGTATGGTCCTTTTATACTAGGCTTGACAGTGCCAACAGGACATCCCTTAGCTTCAACTCTGATAGAAAAACTAGACACTATAGTATCAGGTTGGATGCTGCCACTTATGTCGACTTATTGCGGATACCGATCAAATCTATGGAACCTCAACAGACTACCTCCTTATTGGATAATGTTCGCAGTAACTTTCGGTTTTTTTCTGAAAGTAGCCTGTGGGTTCATTCCTGCATTTTGTTTCAAAGTGCCTTGTAAGGATGCTTCAGCATTGGCATTGATGTTGGCTGCCAAAGGCATTGTTGAATTAGGTACTTTTGCAACCAATGCAGAAAAGCAG TCCACCGTTACTCAAGAATTCACCTGGGCTGTAATAATTGTATTCATTTTCGCAGCACTTGTGCCGATACTTACCAGAAAGCTTTATGATCCATCAAAGACATACGCAGGTTACCAGAAAAGAACCGTGTTGAACTCTTCCATAAACGAGGGTGTCCGAATGCTAGCCTGTGCTCATAGACAAGATGATGCATTGTCTGCGATCAAGTTACTTCAACTTTCAAATCCTAGTACCGGGAGTCCCTTGTCGGTTTACGGGCTTTACTTGGAAGAACTAGTGGGTGGAGCGAGTCCTCTCCTTCTTAATCATCAATTAGGCCAAAGGAGTTCTAGCGATGGCGGTCGTTGGCAACCAATCATCGATGTTTTCAATTACTTTAAGTCCCAAAGTAGTAAACCAACTCAAGTGCATGTCTACACAGCAATATCACCTTCCTCATTGATGCATGAAGACGTTTGTTGGGTTGCCTTTGATAATTTAGTAGCTTTAATAATACTTCCATTTCATAGGAAATGGAACAGGAAAGGGAAACTAATCTCTGATTCCAAAGATTTGAGGGACTTCAATACTAAAGTGATGAACAAGGCTCCTTGTTCAGTATCCATTCTAATCGATCGTGACCGAGGTCGTAATTCATCGATCATAGACGAATCATCCACATATAATATATGTGTGGTTTTCTTGGGTGGGAAGGATGACAGAGAAGCTCTTTCCATTGCAAGAAGGATGAAAGGATGGCCTTCCGTTTTCCTAACCGTTATTAGGTTAAAGGAAACCGAGGATATGATCACAGGATGGGAGGGTATGATGGATGACGAATGCTTGAGAGACATTAAACACCCAAGCAATGAAAATGGTAATGTTTTGTACAAGGAAGAGATAGTAAGACATGGAGCAGATACATCTGCACTCATTGGGTCCTTATTGGATGAAAACTTTGATCTTATATGTGTGGGACGACACTCACAATGTGACTCACCACTCATAGAAGGCTTATCAGCATGGACTGATTTACCAGAGCTTGGGACCATTGGGGACCTGTTAGTTTCTGCAGAGATCAGTAAACCAATATCTATCCTTGTGGTTCAACAACAGGTTATTGAAAAATGA